The Macaca fascicularis isolate 582-1 chromosome 11, T2T-MFA8v1.1 genome includes a region encoding these proteins:
- the OR10AD1 gene encoding LOW QUALITY PROTEIN: olfactory receptor 10AD1 (The sequence of the model RefSeq protein was modified relative to this genomic sequence to represent the inferred CDS: inserted 1 base in 1 codon; substituted 3 bases at 3 genomic stop codons): MLRNGSTVTEFILVGFQQSSTSTXALLFALFLALYSLTMAMNGLNIFITXTDPKLNSPMYFFLSHLSLLDVCFITTTIPQMLIYLVVRNHAVSFVSCMTQMYFVFCAGVDECILSAFMAYDRYVAICYPLSYVQSISXKVCLRLVGTAWFFGLINGIFLEYVSFREPFCRDNHIENFFCEAPMVIGLSCGDPQFSLRAIFADAIVVLLSPMVLIVTSYVCILATILSRASSSGRGKTLSTCASHLTVVIFLCTSFSSMNPHSTHGPDGDKPFSLLYTIITPMCNPIIXKEMKEAMVRALGRTRLAPAQPV, translated from the exons ATGCTAAGGAATGGCAGCACAGTGACAGAATTTATCCTCGTGGGCTTTCAGCAGAGCTCCACTTCCACATGAGCATTGCTCTTTGCCCTCTTCTTGGCCCTCTACAGTCTCACCATGGCCATGAATGGCCTCAACATCTTTATCACCTGAACAGACCCCAAGCTCAACAGCCCCATGTACTTCTTCCTCAGCCACCTGTCTCTCCTGGATGTCTGCTTCATCACTACTACCATCCCACAGATGTTGATTTACCTCGTGGTCAGGAACCACGCTGTCTCCTTTGTGTCTTGCATGACCCAGATGTACTTTGTCTTCTGTGCTGGTGTGGACGAGTGCATCCTCTCGGCTTTTATGGCCTATGACCGTTACGTTGCTATCTGCTACCCACTTAGCTATGTCCAGAGCATAAGCTAGAAGGTCTGTCTCAGGCTTGTGGGAACTGCCTGGTTCTTTGGACTGATCAATGGCATCTTTCTCGAGTATGTTTCATTCCGAGAGCCCTTCTGCAGAGACAACCACATAGAAAACTTCTTCTGTGAGGCCCCCATGGTGATCGGCCTCTCTTGTGGGGACCCTCAGTTTAGTCTGAGGGCAATCTTTGCCGATGCCATCGTGGTGCTGCTCAGCCCCATGGTGCTCATTGTCACTTCCTATGTGTGCATCCTTGCCACCATCCTCAGCAGAGCCTCCTCCTCAGGTCGGGGGAAGACTTTATCTACTTGTGCCTCTCACCTGACTGTGGTCATCTTTCTCTGCACCTCATTCTCTTCCATGAACCCCCACAGCACACACGGGCCTGACGGAGACAAACCTTTCTCCCTCCTATACACCATCATTACCCCCATGTGCAACCCCATCA ACAAGGAAATGAAGGAGGCCATGGTGAGGGCACTTGGGAGAACCAGGCTGGCCCCGGCACAGCCTGTCTAG